A genomic segment from Rubrobacter tropicus encodes:
- a CDS encoding indolepyruvate ferredoxin oxidoreductase subunit alpha, with product MAYVITEACIGTKNTACVGACPVDCIYDADDHFVINPAECIDCSMCMPECPVEAIYPGDEVPEDMQRYVTRAAEFDYSTTAPGVEVN from the coding sequence TTGGCCTACGTCATAACCGAAGCGTGTATCGGCACGAAGAACACGGCTTGCGTGGGGGCATGCCCGGTCGACTGCATCTACGATGCCGATGACCACTTCGTGATCAACCCGGCCGAGTGCATCGACTGCTCCATGTGCATGCCGGAATGCCCGGTCGAGGCGATCTACCCCGGCGACGAGGTCCCCGAAGACATGCAGCGTTACGTCACGAGGGCGGCCGAGTTCGACTACTCGACGACCGCGCCGGGCGTCGAGGTCAACTAG
- the atpD gene encoding F0F1 ATP synthase subunit beta, translating to MSESGQEFNRTTFGNREGAVEAGETGNGAPDGRPAERQERNGGGEAGAGVGTVVEVKGPVVDVRFPAETIPEIYNALTVPLDVNGEETKLTLEVQQLLGDDMVRTVAMSSTDGLKRGLDVTDTGQPIAIPVGKNVLGRVIDVLGEPVDEQGPIEEPDAQWPIHRPSPRFEDLATQTEQFVTGIKVIDLLCPVRRGGKAGLFGGAGVGKTVVIQELINNIALQYEGTSVFAGVGERTREGNDLYGEFQEAGILPNVGLVFGQMNEPPGARFRVALTGVTLAEYFREELGQDVLFFVDNIFRFVQSGNEVSALMGRMPSEVGYQPTLGTEMGALQERITSTKQGSITSFQAVYVPADDFTDPAPFTVFAHLDSTVELSRSLAAQGIYPAVDPLTSSSTILDPSIVGDEHYQVAQQVQNILQRYKELQDIIAILGIDELSEEDKVIVGRARRLQRFLSQPFFVAEQFTGQEGKFVELDETVRSFKEVVEGRHDELPEQAFYLVGGIDEAVEKAKTLSDEDSEEGEEESENGQGEADESGEES from the coding sequence ATGAGCGAGAGCGGCCAGGAGTTCAACCGCACAACCTTCGGAAACCGTGAGGGCGCCGTCGAGGCCGGCGAGACCGGCAACGGAGCCCCCGACGGCCGGCCCGCCGAGAGGCAGGAGCGGAACGGCGGCGGTGAAGCCGGGGCCGGCGTCGGGACGGTCGTCGAGGTAAAGGGGCCGGTCGTCGACGTCCGGTTCCCGGCCGAGACGATACCCGAGATCTACAACGCCCTCACCGTACCCCTGGACGTGAACGGCGAGGAGACCAAGCTCACCCTCGAGGTCCAGCAGCTCCTCGGCGACGACATGGTCCGCACGGTCGCCATGTCCTCGACCGACGGCCTCAAGCGGGGCCTCGACGTTACCGACACCGGCCAGCCCATAGCCATACCCGTCGGCAAGAACGTTCTCGGGCGCGTGATCGACGTCCTCGGCGAGCCGGTGGACGAGCAGGGCCCAATCGAGGAGCCGGACGCGCAGTGGCCGATCCACCGCCCTTCGCCCCGCTTCGAGGACCTCGCGACCCAGACGGAGCAGTTCGTCACCGGCATCAAGGTCATAGACCTTCTCTGCCCGGTCCGCCGCGGCGGCAAGGCCGGCCTGTTCGGCGGCGCCGGCGTCGGCAAGACGGTCGTCATCCAGGAGCTGATCAACAACATCGCGCTTCAGTACGAGGGCACCTCGGTCTTCGCGGGCGTCGGCGAGCGCACGCGCGAGGGGAACGACCTCTACGGCGAGTTCCAGGAGGCCGGCATCCTCCCGAACGTGGGCCTCGTCTTCGGCCAGATGAACGAGCCGCCCGGCGCCCGCTTCAGGGTCGCCCTGACCGGCGTGACCCTCGCCGAGTACTTCCGCGAGGAGCTCGGCCAGGACGTGCTCTTTTTCGTGGACAACATCTTCCGCTTCGTCCAGTCTGGCAACGAGGTCTCGGCGCTGATGGGCAGGATGCCCTCCGAGGTCGGCTACCAGCCCACCCTGGGTACCGAGATGGGCGCCTTGCAGGAGAGGATCACCTCGACCAAGCAGGGCTCGATCACCTCTTTCCAGGCCGTCTACGTCCCCGCCGACGACTTCACCGACCCGGCCCCCTTCACGGTGTTCGCCCACCTCGACTCGACGGTGGAGCTCTCGAGGTCCCTCGCCGCCCAGGGCATCTATCCTGCGGTCGACCCGCTGACCAGCTCCTCGACGATCCTCGACCCCTCCATCGTGGGTGACGAGCACTACCAGGTGGCCCAGCAGGTGCAGAACATCCTGCAGCGCTACAAGGAGCTCCAGGACATCATCGCCATCCTCGGCATCGACGAGCTCTCCGAGGAGGACAAGGTGATCGTGGGCCGGGCGAGGCGCCTGCAGCGCTTCCTCTCCCAGCCGTTCTTCGTGGCCGAGCAGTTCACGGGCCAGGAGGGCAAGTTCGTTGAGCTGGACGAGACGGTGCGCTCGTTCAAGGAGGTCGTCGAGGGCCGCCACGACGAGTTGCCCGAACAGGCCTTCTACCTCGTGGGCGGCATCGACGAGGCCGTCGAGAAGGCGAAGACGCTCTCCGACGAGGACTCGGAGGAAGGCGAGGAGGAGTCCGAGAATGGCCAGGGGGAGGCCGACGAGTCCGGCGAGGAGAGCTAG
- a CDS encoding proton-conducting membrane transporter has translation MAEIKQRSLEEVKALSVEEAVEIMRQAGIVGAGGGGFPTYFKYKSPLPHLIVNATESEPGYWGDKLLHKQYLEEFLSLFEAMKAIFGFEQISMGVHEKDREWFADYAEHADDGVFDIRYVPNTYALGEEKTLVKHATEARVPRFVDTPDGMRRPGMPPDVGKVINNTETLLNVYNALFLGRPLTTKFFTLYGEEIETKVYETPIGASVGEVLGIAGLDVENSGHLSVLDGGPYLHDVSIEEVGNGDAYVRRMTNALFVIRRGRKGKEYAGIATEVPEEGTVSLVGKISGVNLPLGGGLLKPATPLVSEGEEVEYGQKIGEPVDEGFSIGVWASVGGEISSIENDVVAISGGAIPQEEAEAEAEPTMAGGDSPRGEAEPFSEADSSR, from the coding sequence ATGGCCGAGATAAAGCAGCGCAGCCTCGAAGAAGTAAAAGCATTGAGCGTCGAGGAGGCCGTGGAGATCATGCGCCAGGCCGGCATCGTCGGCGCGGGCGGCGGCGGTTTTCCGACCTACTTCAAGTACAAATCCCCGCTGCCGCACCTGATCGTGAACGCCACGGAGAGCGAGCCGGGCTACTGGGGCGACAAGCTCCTACACAAGCAGTACCTCGAGGAGTTCCTCTCGCTCTTCGAGGCGATGAAGGCGATCTTCGGGTTCGAGCAGATCTCGATGGGCGTCCACGAGAAGGACCGGGAATGGTTCGCCGACTACGCCGAGCACGCGGACGACGGCGTCTTCGATATCCGCTACGTGCCGAACACCTACGCCCTGGGCGAGGAGAAGACCCTCGTCAAGCACGCCACCGAAGCGAGGGTGCCCCGGTTCGTGGACACCCCGGACGGCATGAGGCGCCCGGGGATGCCGCCAGACGTCGGCAAGGTCATCAACAACACGGAGACCCTTCTCAACGTCTACAACGCGCTCTTCCTCGGCAGACCCCTGACCACCAAGTTCTTCACGCTCTACGGCGAGGAGATCGAGACGAAGGTTTACGAGACGCCGATAGGCGCGTCGGTGGGCGAGGTGCTCGGGATTGCGGGTCTCGACGTCGAGAACTCGGGCCACCTCTCGGTCCTGGACGGCGGGCCTTACCTGCACGACGTGAGCATCGAGGAGGTGGGAAACGGCGACGCCTACGTGCGCCGGATGACCAACGCGCTCTTCGTTATCCGTCGTGGCAGGAAGGGCAAGGAGTACGCCGGGATAGCGACGGAGGTTCCCGAGGAGGGAACCGTCTCCCTGGTCGGCAAGATCTCGGGCGTCAACCTGCCCCTCGGCGGCGGCCTGTTGAAGCCGGCGACGCCGCTCGTCTCGGAGGGCGAGGAGGTCGAGTACGGGCAGAAGATAGGAGAACCCGTCGACGAGGGCTTCTCCATCGGCGTCTGGGCGAGCGTTGGCGGTGAGATCTCCTCCATAGAGAACGACGTAGTCGCCATCTCCGGCGGCGCGATCCCGCAGGAGGAGGCCGAAGCCGAGGCCGAGCCAACCATGGCCGGCGGCGACTCGCCGAGGGGCGAGGCCGAGCCCTTCTCGGAGGCCGATTCGAGCAGGTAG
- a CDS encoding NADH-quinone oxidoreductase subunit C: MAFTMPEGTLEDRLKRYLDGFGSRHGLLESEIVGDAVRVVAAPGDVPAVLATAKEVLGIPHLSFITVVDRVGSFEITYALIDFRGARVNLKTTVEGDEPVIGTATAIYPTANWHEREAYDMFGVAFAGHPDLRRLYMWQDHFDHHPLLKSFEISTRRTFEGLR; the protein is encoded by the coding sequence ATGGCTTTCACGATGCCGGAGGGGACGCTGGAAGACCGGCTCAAGCGTTATCTGGACGGCTTCGGGAGCCGGCACGGGTTGCTGGAGTCCGAGATCGTTGGGGATGCCGTCAGGGTCGTCGCCGCGCCCGGGGACGTTCCGGCTGTGCTCGCCACCGCGAAGGAGGTGCTCGGGATACCTCACCTTTCGTTCATCACGGTGGTGGACAGGGTCGGGTCGTTCGAGATCACCTACGCGCTGATAGACTTTCGCGGGGCGCGGGTGAACCTGAAGACCACCGTCGAGGGGGACGAGCCGGTCATAGGGACGGCCACGGCGATCTACCCGACGGCCAACTGGCACGAGCGGGAGGCCTACGACATGTTCGGGGTCGCGTTCGCCGGGCATCCGGACCTGAGGCGGCTTTACATGTGGCAGGACCACTTCGACCACCACCCGCTCCTGAAGAGCTTCGAGATCTCGACCAGGCGCACCTTCGAGGGACTGAGGTAG
- the atpC gene encoding ATP synthase F1 subunit epsilon → MSEERQQGDGGRQLFCRIITPEKMVYDGEADLVVARIADGDVGVMVDHAPLVSTAEIGDVRIREGEELHVFATSDGFFKVSENLVQVLVEEAVAAEEIDTDAAGNQVEEAEREYSEVPEDEEDADRVRAEIDRKRKMGENLLRVSGRYGQG, encoded by the coding sequence GTGTCGGAAGAGCGCCAGCAGGGGGACGGGGGCCGGCAGCTTTTTTGCCGGATCATCACGCCCGAGAAGATGGTCTACGACGGCGAGGCCGACCTGGTAGTCGCTCGCATAGCGGACGGCGACGTCGGGGTGATGGTCGACCACGCCCCGCTCGTCTCGACGGCCGAGATCGGGGACGTCCGCATCAGGGAGGGCGAGGAGCTGCACGTCTTCGCCACCTCCGACGGCTTCTTCAAGGTCTCAGAGAACCTGGTCCAGGTTCTGGTCGAGGAGGCGGTGGCGGCGGAGGAGATCGACACCGACGCGGCCGGCAACCAGGTCGAGGAGGCCGAACGCGAGTACTCCGAAGTGCCGGAAGACGAGGAGGACGCCGACAGGGTCCGCGCCGAGATCGACCGCAAACGCAAGATGGGGGAGAACCTCCTGCGCGTGTCCGGCAGGTACGGCCAGGGCTAG
- the murA gene encoding UDP-N-acetylglucosamine 1-carboxyvinyltransferase, producing MSERFYVEGGARLEGEVEVSGAKNAALKFVAAALLAPGKTVLHGVPRIKDIWTMISLLDELGVKTSFSGHTLEIDATSLDSYTAPYELVRQMRASLVVLGPLVARFGEAEVSAPGGCNLGFRKFNFHVDGLRKLGAEVELDHGFIKATAHGGLRGTEIIFEYPSVGATENVMMASVLADGITIIENAAREPEIVAIADMLNSMGANVMGAGTGRVVVEGVDELAPTEWTVMPDRIEAGTFLMAAAATGGDVLVRNAMPEHLKMELDKLRAMGVEIEASPGTPGIRARVGDTTMLSGVDLSTLPFPGFATDLQAQMLVLLTQVSGTSILTENVYENRLQVAEELNRMDAGIDLFGGHRALVRGPRRLSGTIVQAPDLRGGAALVMAGLTADGTTVVDGANHILRGYELFEEKLTHLGATVAFEAGSSLRSSQHATP from the coding sequence GTGTCCGAGAGGTTTTACGTCGAGGGCGGGGCGCGGCTCGAGGGCGAGGTCGAGGTCTCGGGGGCCAAGAACGCGGCCCTGAAGTTCGTTGCGGCGGCGCTTCTTGCGCCGGGCAAGACGGTGCTCCACGGCGTGCCGCGCATCAAGGACATCTGGACCATGATCTCGCTGCTCGACGAGCTCGGGGTCAAGACCTCGTTCTCCGGGCACACGCTGGAGATAGACGCGACCAGCCTCGACTCTTACACGGCCCCCTACGAGCTCGTGCGCCAGATGCGGGCGAGCCTGGTCGTGCTCGGGCCGCTCGTGGCGAGGTTCGGGGAGGCCGAGGTCTCGGCGCCGGGCGGCTGCAACCTGGGCTTCAGGAAGTTCAACTTCCACGTGGACGGGCTGAGGAAGCTCGGGGCCGAGGTGGAGCTGGATCACGGCTTCATCAAGGCGACCGCGCACGGGGGCCTGAGGGGAACCGAGATCATCTTCGAGTACCCGAGCGTGGGGGCGACGGAGAACGTCATGATGGCCTCCGTGCTCGCCGACGGCATCACGATCATCGAGAACGCCGCCAGGGAGCCCGAGATCGTGGCCATAGCGGACATGCTCAACTCGATGGGCGCGAACGTGATGGGCGCCGGCACGGGCCGCGTCGTCGTCGAGGGCGTCGACGAGCTGGCCCCGACCGAATGGACCGTCATGCCCGACCGGATCGAGGCGGGCACCTTCCTGATGGCCGCCGCGGCGACCGGCGGCGACGTGCTCGTCAGGAACGCGATGCCCGAGCACCTCAAGATGGAGCTCGACAAGCTCCGCGCGATGGGGGTGGAGATAGAGGCCTCTCCCGGCACACCCGGCATCCGGGCGCGGGTCGGCGATACGACGATGCTCTCCGGCGTCGACCTCTCCACGCTGCCGTTCCCCGGCTTCGCCACGGACCTCCAGGCCCAGATGCTCGTGCTCCTGACCCAGGTCTCAGGGACCTCAATCCTCACCGAAAACGTCTACGAGAACCGCCTCCAGGTCGCCGAAGAGCTCAACCGGATGGACGCCGGTATAGACCTCTTCGGCGGCCACCGGGCGCTGGTTCGTGGCCCGCGGCGCCTCTCCGGCACCATCGTCCAGGCGCCCGACCTCCGCGGAGGCGCCGCCCTCGTGATGGCGGGCCTCACCGCCGACGGCACCACCGTAGTAGACGGGGCGAACCACATCCTGCGTGGCTACGAACTCTTCGAAGAGAAGCTCACGCACCTCGGCGCGACCGTGGCCTTCGAAGCCGGCTCGTCGCTTCGCTCCTCGCAGCACGCCACGCCCTAA
- a CDS encoding NuoI/complex I 23 kDa subunit family protein produces the protein MPQVGQGILKGMGVTIRHLFQNKITRQYPEYKRDLPERSRGMLTVDMDRCIACLQCMRICPDHCISIEQEKRDADGSGKAKPYAVGFVIDDSRCMYCSLCVEVCPVNCIYHTEEFEAQAYNRLELARQFGERPVDPTIDPKPAVKKKPKVAKKAPKKEAAA, from the coding sequence ATGCCGCAGGTAGGACAGGGAATCCTGAAGGGGATGGGGGTAACCATCCGCCACCTCTTTCAGAACAAGATCACCCGCCAGTACCCCGAGTACAAGCGCGACCTCCCGGAGCGGAGCCGCGGGATGCTCACGGTGGACATGGACCGCTGCATAGCCTGCCTCCAGTGCATGCGCATCTGCCCGGACCACTGCATCTCCATCGAACAGGAGAAACGCGACGCCGACGGCTCAGGCAAGGCGAAACCCTACGCGGTCGGCTTCGTCATTGACGACTCCCGCTGCATGTACTGCTCCCTGTGCGTCGAGGTCTGCCCGGTCAACTGCATCTACCACACAGAGGAGTTCGAGGCGCAGGCTTACAACCGCCTGGAACTCGCCCGCCAGTTCGGCGAGCGCCCCGTGGACCCGACGATAGACCCCAAGCCCGCGGTCAAAAAGAAGCCCAAGGTCGCGAAGAAGGCGCCGAAGAAAGAGGCGGCGGCTTGA
- a CDS encoding NADH-quinone oxidoreductase subunit D, with product MISEERRAEQQSALSEPPTGRLATPDVRDEFGLETIDMNMGPQHPAMHGLLRLILELDGETVVRCDPVMGYLHRCQEKIAENRMYPAVIPLTDRLDYFANMHNEHGYVLAVEDLLDVEIPPRAEYIRVLMCELMRLASHIPSIGFLMLELGAFTPILYAFRERERIQTIFEAVTGARMMFHYIRIGGVKADLPPDIPQKIWDYIEGLESRFKNDFVDLIQGNEIFISRTRGVGKMTPEKAVEMGLTGPPLRCTGVDFDLRRDYPYSIYPELEFDVITDTAGDVEASYRVRIAECLQSIRLIKQCLEKMPEGAVMGDLGRRLRPKEGDGFGRVESPRGEFAVHIVSDGSDTPYRVHYRDPSFCNMQLLQEVIPGHYLPDIMPIMGLVDPVSGGWDK from the coding sequence ATGATTAGCGAAGAACGCCGCGCCGAGCAGCAGAGCGCGCTCTCAGAGCCGCCAACCGGCCGTCTGGCGACCCCCGACGTCCGCGACGAGTTCGGCCTCGAAACCATAGACATGAACATGGGCCCGCAGCACCCGGCCATGCACGGCCTTCTGCGGCTCATCCTGGAGCTCGACGGCGAGACCGTCGTCAGGTGCGACCCCGTGATGGGATATTTGCACCGCTGTCAGGAGAAGATCGCCGAGAACCGCATGTACCCGGCTGTCATTCCACTGACGGATCGCCTCGACTACTTCGCCAACATGCACAACGAGCACGGCTACGTCCTGGCGGTGGAAGACTTGCTGGACGTGGAGATCCCACCCCGGGCCGAGTACATCCGGGTTTTGATGTGCGAGCTGATGCGCCTGGCGAGCCACATCCCTTCCATCGGTTTTTTGATGCTGGAGCTCGGGGCTTTCACCCCGATACTGTACGCCTTCAGGGAGCGGGAGCGGATACAGACCATCTTCGAGGCCGTAACCGGGGCCAGGATGATGTTCCACTACATCAGGATAGGCGGTGTGAAGGCCGACCTTCCGCCGGACATCCCTCAGAAGATCTGGGACTACATCGAGGGCCTGGAGTCGAGGTTTAAGAACGACTTCGTCGACCTGATTCAGGGCAACGAGATCTTTATCTCCCGCACCCGCGGGGTCGGCAAGATGACCCCGGAGAAGGCCGTCGAGATGGGCCTGACGGGCCCGCCCCTCCGCTGCACCGGCGTCGACTTCGACCTCCGCCGCGACTACCCGTACAGCATCTACCCCGAACTCGAGTTCGACGTCATCACCGACACCGCGGGCGACGTCGAGGCCTCGTACCGGGTGCGCATCGCGGAGTGCCTGCAGAGCATCAGGCTCATAAAGCAGTGCCTGGAGAAGATGCCAGAGGGCGCCGTGATGGGGGATCTTGGGCGCAGGCTGCGGCCGAAGGAGGGCGACGGGTTCGGGCGGGTGGAGAGCCCGCGCGGGGAGTTCGCCGTCCACATCGTCTCCGACGGGTCGGACACCCCTTACAGGGTCCATTACAGGGACCCGAGCTTCTGCAACATGCAGTTGTTGCAGGAGGTCATCCCGGGGCATTATTTGCCCGACATCATGCCGATCATGGGCCTCGTCGACCCGGTCTCCGGCGGCTGGGACAAGTAG
- a CDS encoding NADH-quinone oxidoreductase subunit J family protein — MTIAFGFLAGMVLVSAFGVVVSRNVVHSALFMSGSFLGVSGFFVMLNAPALAAFQVLIYVGAVTVVILFGIMFTQRPQVKRYRTIINRQFWAGLCVAAGVGAFLSYVLFIEDWGSVAPGNGPRQVGQLGRQLLGVAPGSEIFTLLFQVVSVLLLVAIVAAIVVSRRKVGTGVDRGVEE; from the coding sequence TTGACCATCGCGTTCGGGTTTTTGGCGGGGATGGTGCTCGTCTCCGCCTTCGGGGTCGTCGTCAGCCGGAACGTGGTCCACTCGGCGCTGTTCATGTCGGGGTCTTTCCTCGGGGTTTCGGGGTTCTTCGTCATGTTGAACGCGCCGGCGCTCGCGGCGTTTCAGGTCTTGATCTACGTCGGCGCGGTTACCGTGGTGATCCTGTTCGGCATCATGTTCACCCAGAGGCCGCAGGTGAAGCGCTACCGCACGATCATCAACCGCCAGTTCTGGGCCGGTTTGTGCGTGGCCGCCGGTGTCGGGGCGTTCCTGTCTTACGTGCTGTTTATCGAGGACTGGGGTTCAGTGGCGCCGGGGAACGGGCCGCGGCAGGTGGGCCAGCTCGGGCGTCAGCTTCTCGGGGTCGCGCCGGGGTCGGAGATCTTCACGCTGCTCTTCCAGGTAGTCTCGGTGCTGCTGCTGGTCGCCATCGTCGCCGCCATCGTGGTGAGCCGCAGGAAGGTCGGCACGGGTGTTGACCGGGGGGTGGAGGAGTAA
- the nuoK gene encoding NADH-quinone oxidoreductase subunit NuoK, giving the protein MPQVPPQVQAVLDALLASPALEAYLIVGAIMFAIGAWGALVRRNAVVIFMCVELMINGVNLTLVAFADFLPNAGGLGVSYAVLVIAIAAAEIAVGLAIVLAVFRSRRTVNVDEVTSMRG; this is encoded by the coding sequence ATGCCGCAGGTGCCGCCGCAGGTCCAGGCCGTGCTCGACGCGCTTCTGGCTTCCCCCGCGCTCGAGGCCTACCTCATCGTCGGGGCGATCATGTTCGCCATCGGGGCGTGGGGGGCGCTGGTGCGCAGGAACGCCGTGGTCATCTTCATGTGCGTCGAGTTGATGATAAACGGCGTCAACCTCACGCTCGTCGCCTTCGCGGATTTTCTGCCGAACGCCGGAGGTCTCGGGGTCAGCTACGCGGTTCTCGTCATAGCCATCGCCGCGGCGGAAATAGCGGTGGGGCTTGCTATAGTGCTGGCCGTGTTTCGGTCCAGAAGGACCGTGAACGTGGACGAAGTCACCTCGATGAGGGGTTAG
- a CDS encoding M20 family metallopeptidase, giving the protein MLALTRQLVRYRSYTPGVAQSAMDFINGWFGARGLETMRYGGAGAQGELTSLVVRVGSGEPKILLHGHVDVVPGEEGQFEAREEQEELYGRGVYDMKGALAAMMYAVEDLRSLGCEATVELLIVPDEEQEHGGPNGAEVLIGHGHVGDFLITGEPTDFHIGTQAKGVLDLRITLKGKSAHGSQPWLGKNAALLAYEHYRRVLELPFATERSDLFPYPSVNLARIIGGDVLNRVPDRCTYDLDIRYLPGQDPKEIARQIRSVDMPAEVEILFGREPTYVSRRNPYVKTLREVAARHFRGNPVGVGRHGASDIVYFQRAGVAGVEFGPVGGGHHGPNEYVVTETLEAYRQMIVQFVQIIGRNGKSRQE; this is encoded by the coding sequence GTGCTCGCGCTGACGCGGCAGCTCGTTCGCTACAGGTCGTATACGCCTGGGGTCGCCCAGTCCGCCATGGACTTCATAAACGGGTGGTTCGGGGCGCGGGGGCTGGAGACGATGCGCTACGGCGGGGCGGGTGCCCAGGGTGAGCTGACGTCGCTCGTCGTGCGCGTCGGGTCGGGGGAGCCGAAGATCCTGCTGCACGGCCACGTCGACGTCGTCCCGGGGGAAGAGGGGCAGTTCGAGGCCAGGGAGGAGCAGGAGGAGCTCTACGGCCGCGGCGTCTACGACATGAAGGGCGCCCTCGCCGCGATGATGTACGCCGTCGAGGATTTGAGGTCGCTCGGATGCGAGGCCACCGTCGAGCTCCTAATAGTTCCTGACGAGGAGCAGGAGCACGGGGGGCCGAACGGGGCGGAGGTCCTGATCGGCCACGGACACGTCGGGGACTTTCTGATCACGGGCGAGCCCACGGACTTCCACATCGGCACGCAGGCGAAGGGCGTGCTCGACCTTCGGATCACGCTCAAGGGCAAGAGCGCCCACGGCTCCCAGCCCTGGCTCGGCAAGAACGCGGCGCTCCTGGCCTACGAGCACTACCGGCGGGTTTTGGAACTGCCGTTCGCCACCGAGAGGTCGGACCTCTTCCCGTACCCGAGCGTGAACCTCGCCAGGATCATCGGCGGCGACGTGCTCAACCGCGTCCCCGACCGCTGCACCTACGACCTGGACATCCGCTACCTGCCGGGCCAGGACCCGAAGGAGATAGCGCGTCAGATCCGGTCAGTAGACATGCCGGCCGAGGTCGAGATCCTCTTCGGCCGCGAACCGACCTACGTCTCCCGCAGGAATCCTTACGTCAAGACCCTCCGCGAGGTCGCCGCCCGCCATTTCCGGGGAAACCCCGTCGGCGTCGGCCGCCACGGGGCCAGCGATATCGTTTACTTCCAGCGCGCCGGCGTGGCTGGGGTCGAGTTCGGGCCGGTCGGAGGCGGACATCACGGCCCGAACGAGTACGTAGTCACCGAGACCCTAGAAGCCTACAGGCAGATGATCGTGCAGTTCGTCCAGATAATCGGCCGCAACGGCAAGAGCCGCCAAGAGTGA
- the nuoH gene encoding NADH-quinone oxidoreductase subunit NuoH yields the protein MQTVLNLLETEPIRLFVSFGAVLFLVLNLAAILTMAERKASAYIHLRYGPNRVGPRGLLQPAADVFKLFTKENVHPGRSDLWVFLGAPIAMFLPAALVWMVVPFAPDAVVANLNVGILFFVAVTSIGALGVVMAGYGSRSTFSLLGALRGAAQMISYEVPLILSLLGVIMLTGSLSFVDVVNSQGSTFWTWYFLPQLPMFLTFYIAGLAEVKRVPFDLPEGESEIVGGFMVEYSGMTWALIQAAEFASMGLMSAINVTLFLGGWQPPLPFLDLGAFNWLWFGLKTALIMFTFQWIRWSLPRLRMDQLMDLGWKVLVPITLVWLFVTAGAMLVIPGN from the coding sequence ATGCAGACCGTTCTGAACCTGCTCGAAACGGAGCCGATCCGGCTCTTCGTCTCCTTCGGGGCGGTGCTCTTCCTGGTGTTGAACCTGGCTGCGATCCTGACGATGGCAGAGCGGAAGGCGTCCGCTTACATTCATCTGAGGTACGGGCCGAACAGGGTTGGGCCGCGCGGGCTCTTGCAGCCGGCGGCGGACGTGTTCAAGCTGTTCACGAAGGAAAACGTCCATCCGGGACGGTCCGATTTGTGGGTCTTTCTCGGGGCGCCGATCGCGATGTTCCTGCCCGCAGCGCTCGTGTGGATGGTCGTACCGTTCGCGCCCGACGCGGTTGTGGCGAACCTGAACGTAGGGATACTCTTCTTCGTGGCGGTCACCTCGATAGGAGCTTTGGGCGTCGTTATGGCCGGGTACGGGAGCCGCTCGACGTTCTCGTTGCTCGGGGCGTTGAGGGGTGCCGCGCAGATGATCTCTTACGAGGTGCCCCTGATCCTGAGCCTCCTCGGGGTCATCATGCTCACCGGGAGCCTCTCGTTCGTGGACGTCGTGAACTCCCAGGGGAGCACGTTCTGGACGTGGTACTTCCTGCCGCAGTTGCCGATGTTCCTCACCTTCTACATCGCAGGGCTCGCCGAGGTGAAGCGCGTGCCGTTCGACTTGCCGGAGGGCGAGAGCGAGATCGTCGGCGGCTTCATGGTCGAGTACTCGGGGATGACGTGGGCGCTGATCCAGGCCGCCGAGTTCGCCTCGATGGGCCTGATGTCCGCCATCAACGTGACGCTCTTCCTCGGCGGCTGGCAGCCGCCGCTGCCGTTCCTCGACCTCGGGGCCTTCAACTGGTTGTGGTTCGGGCTCAAGACGGCGCTCATAATGTTCACGTTCCAGTGGATCCGTTGGAGCCTGCCGCGCCTCAGGATGGACCAGCTCATGGACCTCGGCTGGAAGGTGCTCGTCCCTATAACCCTCGTCTGGCTGTTCGTCACGGCCGGCGCGATGCTCGTGATCCCGGGCAACTAG
- a CDS encoding NADH-quinone oxidoreductase subunit A, translating to MSLGLLQEGTSYGMLYLYVGIFMLLISGFIATVLVLARLISPSRKSWTKAQTYETGESTVTDPWRPFPVRYYVFALLFLIFDVEAAFLYPWAVVYQDLGLYGFVEMVIFVSILTVGLAYAWKKGALKWV from the coding sequence TTGAGTCTAGGTCTGTTGCAGGAGGGAACTTCTTACGGGATGCTCTACCTGTACGTGGGGATCTTTATGCTCTTGATCTCCGGTTTTATAGCCACGGTCCTGGTCCTGGCGCGCCTGATCTCCCCAAGCCGCAAGTCCTGGACGAAGGCCCAGACTTACGAGACGGGGGAGTCCACCGTCACGGACCCCTGGCGCCCTTTCCCGGTTCGCTACTACGTCTTCGCGCTGCTCTTCCTCATCTTCGATGTGGAGGCGGCGTTTTTGTATCCGTGGGCCGTGGTCTACCAGGACCTCGGGCTCTACGGTTTCGTGGAGATGGTGATCTTCGTCTCCATCCTGACCGTCGGCCTCGCCTACGCCTGGAAGAAGGGGGCCCTTAAATGGGTGTAA